One Pullulanibacillus sp. KACC 23026 DNA segment encodes these proteins:
- a CDS encoding DUF6063 family protein, translated as MSISSQQLQDASRIFFQLLNQKTLSIHDPVISPYFEEDGDGVREALKILADESGTRILQTAERIHLVARPEGSLFATSFSQMKKRYGDIENKKYFYLINQIIFVFLAEIDLPSSATVRWEHAGVSYFLLEKNVSQLLSQWKKEDQETEGKFSESYGLAVKEMAELWESMAVHSDQDDQDDRIIGTRKSHIGVIHIAMRLLRDEGLVFIVEDEKRAIPKKELYERLENGYHQQARYEEMRELILASRRDAHA; from the coding sequence ATGAGTATCTCTTCACAACAATTACAAGATGCCTCTCGGATATTTTTCCAACTCTTAAATCAAAAAACGTTGTCCATACACGATCCCGTTATCAGTCCTTATTTTGAAGAGGATGGGGACGGCGTTAGAGAAGCGTTGAAAATCTTAGCCGATGAATCAGGAACGCGAATTTTGCAAACGGCTGAACGCATTCATCTAGTGGCCAGGCCAGAAGGCTCGCTTTTTGCTACCTCCTTTTCTCAAATGAAAAAGAGGTATGGTGACATCGAAAACAAAAAATACTTTTATTTAATCAACCAGATCATATTTGTGTTCTTGGCAGAAATTGATCTTCCCTCAAGCGCGACGGTCCGCTGGGAACATGCTGGCGTGTCCTATTTCTTATTAGAGAAGAATGTGTCACAGCTCCTTTCCCAATGGAAAAAAGAAGATCAGGAAACAGAGGGGAAATTTAGTGAGTCTTATGGGCTTGCCGTGAAAGAAATGGCCGAATTATGGGAGTCGATGGCGGTGCATTCCGATCAAGACGATCAGGATGACCGAATTATTGGAACGAGGAAATCCCATATTGGCGTCATTCATATCGCTATGAGATTACTGAGAGATGAAGGCCTTGTCTTCATTGTGGAGGACGAGAAACGGGCCATTCCTAAGAAAGAACTTTATGAGCGGTTAGAAAATGGCTATCATCAACAAGCGCGTTATGAAGAAATGAGAGAATTGATTTTAGCCAGTAGGAGAGACGCCCATGCCTAG
- a CDS encoding Wadjet anti-phage system protein JetD domain-containing protein: MIDRMKQWLLAYLDDRRLVGRRKKLSYKELEDYLITKKFSGLVSYQEADGYRLFVQVMSELEKEGHLLPIKKSGLNGRFPPLPSQWWLQPKVFDNLWNETKVLALSDLLDLSRYRQNPEWQTVEEWEHIEAIYSFLKNKDMFNWVTREERAFQLFKDEKFFTKEGRFLLQRLQLTLKDLKANVYGEPFVFWPSPTTTIKEAKTILIVENLSFYHTCRRLMDQHQAIVGIQPELLIYGEGKKIESSLSFLEKITNVDAHVVIHYAGDMDPEGWGIYVRLCQAYPDYKIQLAGPIYQAMADKGMTNKVDKEQNENRTYLKQVTTEWAAQGYGQLAKLTEELWKKKERIPQETLSLDTIHSATKGATL, encoded by the coding sequence GTGATAGATAGAATGAAACAATGGCTTTTGGCTTATTTGGACGATAGGCGTTTGGTGGGAAGAAGAAAGAAACTGTCATATAAAGAGCTTGAAGACTATTTAATTACCAAAAAATTTTCTGGCCTAGTGAGTTATCAAGAGGCGGATGGGTATCGGTTATTTGTCCAAGTGATGTCGGAGTTGGAGAAAGAGGGACATCTGTTACCAATCAAGAAAAGCGGGTTAAACGGGAGATTTCCTCCTTTGCCGAGTCAATGGTGGCTGCAGCCAAAAGTGTTTGATAATCTGTGGAATGAAACGAAGGTGCTGGCGTTATCTGATTTATTAGATCTCAGCCGATACAGACAGAATCCAGAGTGGCAAACGGTGGAAGAATGGGAACATATTGAAGCCATCTATTCTTTTCTGAAAAATAAGGACATGTTTAATTGGGTCACGAGGGAAGAGCGGGCTTTCCAATTATTTAAGGATGAAAAGTTTTTCACAAAAGAGGGCCGTTTCTTGTTACAGAGGCTTCAGCTCACACTGAAAGATTTAAAGGCTAATGTTTACGGGGAACCGTTTGTCTTTTGGCCATCCCCGACGACCACCATTAAAGAGGCTAAAACGATCTTAATCGTGGAAAATCTATCCTTCTATCATACATGCAGGCGGTTAATGGATCAACATCAAGCCATTGTGGGGATTCAACCAGAGTTACTCATCTACGGCGAGGGCAAAAAGATCGAAAGCAGCCTAAGCTTTTTAGAAAAAATCACAAATGTGGATGCGCATGTCGTCATCCATTATGCAGGGGATATGGACCCCGAGGGCTGGGGGATTTATGTCCGATTATGTCAGGCTTATCCAGATTACAAGATTCAGCTGGCGGGTCCCATTTATCAGGCGATGGCTGACAAGGGAATGACAAATAAAGTAGATAAAGAGCAAAATGAAAATCGAACGTATTTGAAGCAGGTGACAACGGAATGGGCAGCTCAAGGCTATGGTCAGTTGGCCAAACTGACTGAGGAGCTATGGAAGAAGAAAGAACGGATCCCGCAAGAAACCTTGTCACTGGACACCATTCATTCAGCAACCAAAGGAGCTACACTATGA
- a CDS encoding AEC family transporter, with product MIEAILSTLWQVIVPLFIPVVMGAILFRFKNLDTKPFITVTLYFFTPALIFDTLTKAQISHGDVFKTFAFSVLNLILLWAVANAFGKLFKLPSDETAGLTLVSTFTNSVNYGLPLVLLAFGKAGLDKASVYVIMQMIIVNTIGIYFAARSQFSVKNALKSIFTLPAIYASIAAILFRMFDLHMPGGIAKGITMVSNAYSPIVLTILGAQMASVVMAKEEHKAQLSLWVGFLTRLVLSPFIALLCFYLLHIHGILESVLLVLACMPVAVNAVILAQKFNASPKLVSKCILYTTLLSFLFLPVLIVLIKKWVI from the coding sequence ATGATCGAAGCTATTTTGTCAACACTTTGGCAAGTCATTGTACCGCTCTTCATTCCTGTAGTAATGGGAGCTATTTTATTTCGATTTAAAAATCTTGATACGAAGCCATTTATCACGGTAACCTTATACTTTTTTACACCAGCTCTTATTTTCGATACGTTAACAAAGGCTCAAATTTCACACGGTGACGTTTTTAAGACCTTTGCTTTTTCTGTATTGAACCTGATTCTTTTATGGGCTGTGGCCAACGCCTTCGGAAAGCTTTTTAAATTACCGTCGGATGAGACCGCAGGATTAACCTTAGTTTCCACTTTCACCAACAGTGTTAATTACGGATTGCCACTTGTTTTATTGGCTTTTGGAAAAGCAGGATTAGATAAGGCTTCCGTCTATGTCATCATGCAAATGATTATTGTCAACACCATTGGCATTTATTTTGCTGCCCGATCGCAATTTTCGGTAAAAAATGCCCTAAAATCGATTTTCACTCTTCCAGCCATCTATGCCTCCATTGCAGCCATTCTATTCCGAATGTTTGATTTACATATGCCAGGAGGGATAGCAAAAGGCATTACTATGGTTTCCAATGCCTATTCCCCAATCGTATTGACCATATTAGGTGCTCAGATGGCAAGTGTCGTCATGGCAAAAGAGGAACATAAAGCACAACTTTCATTATGGGTCGGATTCTTGACTCGGCTCGTTTTAAGTCCTTTTATTGCCCTTCTATGCTTCTACTTGCTGCACATTCACGGTATTCTAGAATCCGTCCTACTCGTTCTCGCTTGTATGCCTGTTGCGGTCAATGCCGTCATATTAGCACAAAAATTTAACGCTTCACCCAAATTAGTTTCAAAATGTATTTTATACACAACGCTGCTGTCGTTTCTTTTCTTACCTGTTCTCATCGTCTTGATAAAAAAATGGGTCATTTGA
- a CDS encoding calcium-binding protein has product MAVEVEEWEYQAAQLLGVNDLKRGNKYKESTKYQLLNVNDESLRRYYSYLENHLAFPFSTTYKEETGYLEVAEFEVNCLRLDPVVQVDDYDGVLLECRQGRKNVLVPLAVIFVDKGDTNLKEIDLYQEWFWNYRSAF; this is encoded by the coding sequence ATGGCAGTAGAAGTTGAGGAATGGGAATATCAAGCGGCACAACTATTAGGGGTCAATGACCTTAAGAGAGGGAACAAGTACAAAGAAAGCACTAAATACCAATTGCTTAATGTAAATGACGAGAGTTTAAGGCGCTACTATAGCTATCTAGAGAATCACTTAGCGTTCCCATTTTCAACAACATATAAAGAAGAGACGGGCTATTTAGAAGTCGCAGAATTTGAAGTGAATTGTCTTCGCTTAGATCCAGTCGTACAAGTGGACGATTATGATGGAGTTCTTCTTGAATGCAGGCAAGGAAGGAAAAATGTCCTTGTGCCTTTAGCTGTCATTTTTGTAGATAAAGGAGACACCAATCTTAAGGAGATCGATTTGTATCAGGAATGGTTTTGGAATTACCGTTCAGCTTTTTAG
- a CDS encoding NAD-dependent malic enzyme yields MAYNNLIARVELTHVSFGEVASIIGECGGDIISIDMISSSGTTSVRDITISVKDVEEQKVLDCLRATKGVRVINVSDRTFLAHLGGKISTNTKIPIKNRDDLSRVYTPGVARVCAAIHEDEKKAYSLTIKRNTVAVVTDGSAVLGLGDIGPLAAAPVMEGKAMLFKQLADVDAFPICLDTQDTEEIIRSIKNIAPIFGGINLEDISSPRCFEIEARLSEELDIPIFHDDQHGTAVVVLAGLLNALKVVGKQIEDVRVVVNGIGAAGVAICKMLLNAGVTKLVPVDKDGAITYGAKYDYPMWQWLAEQEQVESQKGSLKEVIQGADVFIGVSRGNILTAEDIQKMAEDRIVFAMANPDPEIAPEEALEHVRVFATGRSDYPNQINNVLVFPGIYRGALDCRASAINEPMKLAAARAIASVVTDTELDEQYIIPSIFNETVVSKVRYAVIEAAIITGVARRIPPEFR; encoded by the coding sequence ATGGCCTATAATAATTTAATTGCCCGAGTTGAATTGACTCATGTTTCTTTTGGTGAAGTGGCTTCGATCATTGGCGAATGCGGTGGGGATATTATTTCCATTGACATGATCAGTTCCAGTGGGACCACTTCGGTTCGGGATATCACGATTTCTGTAAAAGATGTTGAAGAACAAAAGGTGCTCGATTGTTTAAGAGCGACTAAAGGTGTTCGCGTGATTAACGTTTCCGACCGCACGTTTCTCGCCCATCTAGGAGGAAAAATATCAACGAATACCAAGATTCCTATTAAAAATAGAGATGATTTGTCCAGAGTATACACACCTGGAGTGGCGCGGGTCTGCGCTGCCATTCATGAAGATGAAAAGAAGGCGTACTCCTTAACGATCAAGCGAAATACGGTAGCGGTCGTGACAGATGGGAGTGCAGTGCTTGGGTTAGGAGATATAGGACCTCTAGCGGCAGCACCCGTCATGGAAGGGAAAGCAATGCTATTTAAGCAATTAGCTGATGTAGATGCCTTTCCGATTTGCTTGGATACGCAAGACACGGAAGAAATTATTCGATCTATTAAAAACATTGCCCCGATCTTTGGCGGTATTAATTTAGAAGATATTAGCTCACCGCGGTGTTTTGAAATTGAAGCCCGCTTATCAGAAGAGTTAGACATTCCGATTTTTCACGACGATCAACACGGGACAGCGGTCGTGGTGCTGGCAGGACTTTTAAATGCCTTAAAAGTGGTCGGAAAACAAATTGAGGATGTCCGTGTTGTGGTTAATGGAATTGGAGCAGCAGGTGTCGCCATCTGTAAAATGCTTTTGAATGCGGGTGTGACCAAGTTGGTTCCAGTTGATAAAGACGGTGCGATTACTTACGGGGCTAAGTATGACTACCCGATGTGGCAGTGGCTGGCTGAGCAGGAACAAGTAGAAAGTCAAAAAGGAAGTCTTAAAGAAGTGATCCAAGGCGCCGACGTGTTTATTGGTGTCTCGCGCGGAAATATATTAACTGCCGAAGATATTCAGAAAATGGCTGAAGACCGGATTGTGTTCGCAATGGCTAATCCTGATCCGGAGATTGCGCCTGAAGAAGCGCTGGAACATGTCCGAGTTTTTGCGACAGGGCGCAGCGATTACCCGAACCAAATTAACAATGTGTTGGTGTTTCCAGGAATCTATCGCGGTGCACTCGATTGCCGTGCAAGCGCAATTAACGAACCTATGAAACTCGCAGCAGCACGCGCGATTGCCTCTGTCGTAACCGATACCGAATTAGACGAGCAATACATCATTCCAAGTATTTTCAACGAAACCGTCGTCTCCAAAGTCCGCTATGCCGTCATAGAAGCCGCTATCATAACAGGTGTAGCCCGCCGCATTCCGCCGGAGTTTAGATAG
- the hisD gene encoding histidinol dehydrogenase — MMRVIKAGKSKEDVSKNYQQVSKIVADAIHEIETRGDAAVREFSEKFDKWSPESFRLTDEQITEIVGKVPQNVIEDIKFAQKNIRQFAEAQLASLTNIEVENIPGVILGHKNIPVNSVGCYIPGGRYPMVASAHMSVLTAKVAGVKRVIACTPPINGEVPNATIAAMHLAGADEIYLLGGIQAMASMAIGTETIQPVDMIVGPGNAFVAEAKRQLYGRVGIDLFAGPTETLVIADDTADAEMIATDLLGQGEHGPTSPCALITTSEHLAHETLKEIERQLKVLPTADVASVSWADYGQILLVDSIEEALVEADKLAYEHVEVLTEDPDYFLENMTNYGCLFLGPETNVAYGDKVIGTNHTLPTKGAARYTGGLWVGKFIKTVTYQKVSPEASAYIGEYAARLCQLENFAGHAEQALLRVRRYAKVNN, encoded by the coding sequence ATAATGAGAGTGATTAAAGCCGGCAAATCCAAAGAAGATGTTTCAAAAAATTATCAGCAGGTTTCTAAAATTGTAGCTGATGCCATACATGAGATTGAAACCCGTGGAGATGCAGCGGTCCGTGAATTCTCTGAGAAATTCGATAAATGGTCTCCGGAATCGTTCCGTTTAACAGACGAACAAATTACCGAAATTGTGGGGAAGGTTCCACAAAATGTGATTGAGGATATCAAATTTGCCCAAAAAAATATACGTCAATTTGCTGAAGCACAACTCGCTTCTTTAACGAATATTGAAGTTGAAAATATCCCGGGTGTTATTCTAGGGCACAAAAATATTCCAGTAAACAGTGTTGGCTGCTACATACCAGGTGGCCGTTATCCGATGGTGGCTTCGGCGCACATGAGCGTTTTAACAGCAAAGGTAGCTGGAGTGAAACGAGTGATCGCTTGTACACCACCTATTAATGGGGAAGTGCCGAATGCGACGATTGCGGCGATGCATTTAGCAGGGGCAGATGAAATTTACTTATTAGGCGGCATTCAGGCAATGGCGTCTATGGCAATTGGTACGGAAACGATTCAACCGGTCGATATGATCGTAGGGCCGGGTAATGCTTTTGTTGCAGAGGCGAAGCGCCAATTATATGGTCGTGTGGGTATTGATTTATTTGCAGGACCAACTGAAACATTGGTTATTGCGGACGACACAGCCGATGCTGAAATGATTGCCACCGACCTTCTAGGACAAGGCGAACATGGACCGACATCACCTTGTGCACTAATTACCACTTCTGAACATTTAGCTCATGAAACCCTGAAAGAAATTGAAAGACAGCTTAAAGTGTTGCCAACTGCAGATGTGGCAAGTGTCTCCTGGGCCGATTATGGTCAAATTTTACTAGTTGATAGTATTGAAGAGGCTTTAGTGGAAGCTGATAAATTAGCCTATGAACACGTTGAAGTCTTAACGGAAGATCCGGATTATTTCTTAGAGAACATGACCAACTATGGCTGTCTATTCTTAGGACCAGAAACAAACGTCGCATATGGTGATAAAGTTATTGGAACCAATCACACACTGCCAACCAAAGGGGCTGCTCGCTATACGGGCGGTTTATGGGTAGGGAAGTTTATTAAAACTGTTACTTATCAAAAAGTCTCGCCTGAAGCTTCGGCTTATATTGGGGAATACGCGGCAAGACTCTGCCAACTTGAGAACTTTGCGGGTCACGCCGAACAGGCCCTTTTACGAGTTCGCCGCTATGCAAAAGTAAATAACTAA
- a CDS encoding LacI family DNA-binding transcriptional regulator → MRKGVTAKDVAKYAGVSQSTVSRVFFEGATVSEKTKKKVLAAAAELGYGPNEFARSLITNKTKIIGLVMKGVKNPFYPHVLKEFATVFKKLGYSVLFVHTNNDELQEEDIETLLNYKVAGVIITDATLSLNVTESFKENKIPLVFFNRKVDIKDFFSVCTNNLEASRQIAEFLIKKGCSELVYISGNTNTSTSRERESGFLEVVNKYQLPYKKYTSDYTFTGGYNIAKEIISQNDIPSGIFVANDIMALGVLGAFREQGIPIPSETKIIGFDNIEMSAWPTHNLTTWEQPISEMVDQTVKYMMNEIQDYSGISGNIEVKGRLIERKTT, encoded by the coding sequence ATGAGAAAGGGCGTTACGGCAAAGGATGTAGCGAAATATGCGGGTGTCTCGCAATCGACTGTTTCAAGAGTTTTCTTTGAAGGAGCAACGGTTTCTGAAAAAACAAAGAAAAAGGTTTTGGCAGCAGCGGCTGAGTTAGGGTATGGTCCAAATGAATTTGCGAGAAGTTTGATTACAAATAAAACAAAAATTATTGGGCTTGTAATGAAGGGGGTTAAAAACCCATTTTATCCACATGTATTAAAAGAGTTTGCAACCGTCTTCAAAAAACTGGGCTATAGCGTTTTATTCGTCCATACTAATAATGACGAACTTCAAGAGGAAGATATTGAAACATTGCTTAATTATAAGGTGGCTGGCGTCATTATTACAGATGCCACCCTTTCTTTAAATGTTACTGAGAGTTTTAAGGAAAATAAGATTCCGCTTGTTTTCTTTAACAGGAAGGTTGATATAAAGGACTTCTTTTCGGTTTGCACCAACAATTTGGAGGCAAGCCGTCAAATAGCCGAGTTTTTAATAAAAAAAGGGTGCTCTGAACTAGTGTATATTTCGGGAAACACGAATACTTCAACAAGCAGAGAGCGTGAATCAGGTTTTTTAGAGGTAGTCAATAAGTACCAGTTACCCTATAAAAAATACACCTCTGATTATACGTTTACGGGAGGGTACAACATAGCAAAGGAGATTATTTCTCAGAACGATATACCTTCGGGGATTTTTGTAGCGAATGATATTATGGCACTTGGTGTTTTAGGAGCTTTTCGAGAACAGGGCATTCCTATTCCTAGTGAAACAAAAATAATCGGCTTTGATAATATTGAAATGTCAGCTTGGCCAACCCATAACTTAACCACTTGGGAGCAGCCGATCTCTGAAATGGTGGATCAAACTGTAAAATACATGATGAATGAGATTCAGGATTATTCGGGTATTTCCGGGAATATAGAAGTAAAAGGAAGGTTAATCGAAAGAAAAACAACCTAA
- a CDS encoding N-acyl homoserine lactonase family protein: MNDYSIWVLEYAAVPDYHVGGVIYGAHNEGHLKLPYCYALIKGNGHTALVDVGFNYRDYGKVLAERFGVLNWHSPKEVLKEVGVSPEEIDTVLVTHAHFDHFGNIEDFPNAKFYVQEREISKWMWAMSLPNQFNWLTGALDPGDIVRAAKLAQEGRLVLIDGDYENVLPGIDLFSAFDTHTFGSQFIRVRQDESSENNSWILAGDLVYVFENVEGRDGDGTYLPVGLASGSQTNLLLVTEKMMNLVGRESNRIIPVHEERLVERFPSRITDKDLHIVEVALGKNDSSKVNR, from the coding sequence ATGAATGATTATTCCATTTGGGTATTAGAATACGCTGCTGTACCAGATTACCATGTTGGTGGTGTCATTTATGGGGCACACAATGAAGGGCATCTTAAACTCCCCTACTGCTACGCCTTAATTAAAGGAAACGGGCATACAGCTCTCGTAGATGTTGGCTTTAACTATCGGGACTATGGAAAAGTTCTAGCCGAACGTTTTGGTGTCCTCAATTGGCATAGCCCTAAAGAAGTATTAAAAGAAGTTGGCGTATCCCCTGAAGAAATTGACACTGTTCTTGTCACTCATGCCCATTTTGACCACTTTGGAAATATTGAAGACTTTCCTAACGCCAAATTTTATGTTCAAGAACGAGAAATCTCAAAATGGATGTGGGCGATGTCATTACCTAATCAATTTAATTGGCTAACCGGTGCGCTCGATCCAGGTGATATTGTCCGGGCAGCCAAACTTGCCCAAGAGGGTCGACTCGTTTTAATTGACGGTGATTATGAAAACGTATTGCCTGGAATCGATTTGTTCTCTGCCTTTGACACCCACACGTTCGGATCTCAATTCATTCGTGTTCGACAAGATGAATCAAGTGAAAATAATTCATGGATCTTGGCAGGTGATTTAGTCTATGTCTTTGAAAATGTGGAAGGCCGGGATGGAGACGGAACCTATTTGCCTGTTGGCCTAGCGTCTGGCAGTCAGACCAATTTGCTTTTGGTTACAGAAAAAATGATGAATTTAGTCGGGCGTGAATCCAATCGAATTATCCCCGTCCACGAAGAGCGCTTAGTCGAGCGTTTCCCATCACGTATTACCGATAAGGATTTGCATATTGTTGAAGTTGCCCTTGGTAAAAACGATAGTTCAAAAGTTAATAGATAA
- a CDS encoding MFS transporter: MHEPRNFKNGSGKETASWKKNFSLGKTGLMVTLSSFLGWTMVNMDSSFFSNIYPLIQKDLHLSDWMISSIITIMAVAGCIATLISGPLSDYLGRKVIFQWTIAFTAIGSALSAISGGYFALLIARCLTMAGNASEWMIGQVMVTEGTPKESRGWWTGVAQVGWPVGWFLTSIVVAVLVPAWGWRGVFWFGLIPVALILLTRIWVKESDRFLEVKRIREQEKSHPQDHKISDAVTKVVDKNKVNQFTYRQLFNSDLRSRTILLWVWQFFYNYGLYAVAFFLPSIAAAHGFDLKDTWIINAWGTAVGAIGYLLAAFLGNIFGRREISKIWLLLGGIAGTCFAFLTHNPAQMAFWWSAYYFFTVGHMGVYIPYMMENFPTRTRGTGSSLMSFANWGALLLAGITSQLMVHSLGVNIATFLWLGVASWIAFLCSFGTPKIAPGKELEDIIK, translated from the coding sequence ATGCACGAACCCAGAAATTTTAAAAATGGATCCGGCAAAGAGACCGCTTCTTGGAAGAAGAATTTCTCTCTTGGGAAAACTGGACTTATGGTTACCCTCTCCTCTTTTCTAGGCTGGACAATGGTTAATATGGATAGTTCTTTTTTTAGTAATATTTATCCACTCATTCAAAAGGATCTTCATTTATCTGATTGGATGATTAGTTCCATTATTACGATCATGGCCGTTGCTGGATGTATCGCTACTTTAATAAGCGGTCCACTCTCCGATTATTTAGGACGGAAAGTGATTTTCCAATGGACGATTGCCTTTACTGCAATTGGGAGTGCACTTAGTGCGATTTCAGGGGGGTACTTTGCCCTTCTTATCGCCCGATGCTTAACGATGGCAGGAAATGCTTCCGAATGGATGATTGGGCAAGTAATGGTTACCGAGGGGACACCGAAAGAATCCAGAGGTTGGTGGACGGGTGTTGCCCAGGTCGGTTGGCCTGTCGGATGGTTTCTAACGTCCATTGTTGTAGCTGTACTTGTCCCTGCATGGGGATGGCGTGGTGTTTTCTGGTTTGGTCTCATCCCAGTTGCTCTAATCCTTCTAACTAGAATTTGGGTTAAAGAAAGCGATCGTTTTCTTGAAGTAAAAAGAATCCGAGAGCAAGAGAAAAGTCATCCCCAAGATCACAAGATTAGTGATGCCGTGACTAAAGTGGTTGATAAAAATAAAGTCAATCAATTTACTTATCGCCAACTTTTTAATTCAGATTTACGTAGTAGAACTATTCTCTTATGGGTTTGGCAATTCTTTTATAATTATGGTCTTTACGCTGTTGCCTTCTTCTTACCAAGTATAGCGGCTGCTCATGGGTTCGATCTGAAAGATACTTGGATTATTAATGCATGGGGAACAGCCGTTGGCGCCATTGGCTACTTACTGGCAGCCTTTTTAGGAAATATATTTGGAAGAAGAGAAATCTCAAAAATTTGGCTGTTATTAGGTGGGATTGCCGGAACTTGTTTTGCTTTTCTGACTCATAATCCTGCTCAAATGGCCTTCTGGTGGTCAGCTTACTACTTCTTTACCGTCGGGCATATGGGTGTGTACATACCTTATATGATGGAAAACTTTCCTACAAGAACAAGAGGAACAGGTTCATCCTTAATGTCTTTTGCCAACTGGGGAGCCCTGTTACTTGCAGGAATCACCTCACAATTAATGGTACATTCTTTAGGTGTTAACATCGCCACGTTCCTTTGGTTAGGCGTTGCCAGCTGGATTGCCTTTCTCTGCAGCTTTGGTACGCCAAAGATTGCTCCAGGAAAAGAATTAGAAGATATTATTAAATAG
- a CDS encoding serine hydrolase domain-containing protein — translation MTQLHRLTPLFKRFVDNGPAGCACTVVRQGETLYEEYFGYADLDNQKAIQEDTIYRIYSMTKLVTCVAALMLYERGFYQLNDPLDEYLPEFKHLNVYHQTENGYVEVKRAAGPVLIKHLFSMSSGLSYGGKNSEIERQTETVMTKANQGKNLRELTKELAAVPLAFDPGARWRYGTSHDVLGALIEVVSGQSFGEFLKHEIFEPLEMKDTSFRLSEEKRERLCTMYHRDTQGNLTPITDMDQQFQTNYQYENGGGGLLSTLGDYTRFAQMLANGGALDGARILSPFTINLMRTNHLNSQQLTDFANGQHQGYGYGLGVRVMMDPAAGGSNSSIGEFGWAGMAGSWVLMDPKEKLSIVYMQQMLPSLEPYFHNRLRNVVYGGLERI, via the coding sequence GTGACTCAATTGCATCGCTTAACTCCGCTTTTTAAACGATTCGTGGATAATGGTCCGGCGGGGTGCGCCTGTACAGTGGTAAGACAGGGGGAAACATTATATGAAGAGTACTTTGGATATGCGGATTTGGACAATCAAAAAGCGATCCAGGAGGACACGATCTACCGTATTTATTCGATGACAAAACTGGTGACGTGTGTGGCTGCACTTATGCTGTATGAACGAGGTTTTTATCAACTGAATGACCCGCTAGACGAGTACTTACCGGAATTCAAACATCTTAACGTGTATCACCAAACTGAAAACGGTTACGTGGAGGTGAAGAGGGCAGCGGGGCCGGTTCTTATCAAGCATCTCTTCTCGATGTCATCAGGGCTTTCCTACGGGGGAAAAAATTCTGAGATTGAACGGCAAACAGAGACCGTTATGACCAAAGCCAATCAAGGGAAGAACCTTCGTGAGTTGACAAAAGAGTTGGCTGCTGTGCCGCTCGCCTTTGATCCTGGGGCGCGTTGGCGATATGGAACAAGCCATGATGTGCTTGGGGCGCTTATAGAAGTCGTGTCGGGACAATCGTTTGGAGAGTTTTTGAAGCATGAAATCTTTGAACCTCTCGAAATGAAAGATACTTCATTTCGTCTATCTGAAGAAAAGCGAGAGCGACTCTGCACGATGTATCATCGCGACACCCAAGGGAATTTGACTCCCATTACCGATATGGATCAACAATTTCAAACGAATTATCAGTATGAAAATGGCGGCGGGGGACTATTGTCAACTTTAGGCGACTATACCCGCTTTGCCCAGATGCTTGCTAACGGAGGGGCTTTAGATGGCGCCCGAATTTTAAGTCCTTTTACTATAAATCTGATGAGAACAAATCACCTAAATTCGCAGCAACTTACTGATTTTGCAAACGGACAGCATCAAGGCTATGGTTACGGTTTAGGGGTCAGAGTCATGATGGACCCTGCGGCAGGCGGAAGCAACAGTTCTATTGGTGAGTTCGGCTGGGCAGGCATGGCTGGATCCTGGGTGCTGATGGATCCAAAAGAGAAGCTGTCAATCGTCTACATGCAACAAATGCTGCCAAGCCTCGAACCCTACTTTCATAACCGACTGAGGAATGTAGTGTATGGAGGGCTGGAGAGGATTTAA